In Episyrphus balteatus chromosome 4, idEpiBalt1.1, whole genome shotgun sequence, the sequence tttgaatttttctttcagTAGGAAAATTTTTCTGTAAATAGAAAATCGATGTTTTTTGAGCTTTAACATCTGAAATGGCACAGAAAAGTTATTCTAGGGTTTCCTctgcttatttattcagctttcaggtgtcggtttttttgttcagattgaTCATTTATTATTCGAAAGTCGCGATATAGTCCGAATGCTAGGTATGCTTTGAAAAACAAcgataaaaaactttgaaaaatcatatctctgtatttttttaaatgtaatttccGAGTCCCTCAGGTTAAAGTAAAGTTAGAAAAAAGAAGTGatattgagtgtccattttggctgaaaGCCAGTCAAATGGATAAATTTAGTAGAGACATCTACAAGACACACATGTGTCTAATAACCCTCGTGAAGAAATTAAGAAACCATACTTTTCAATCTATTTCCATTCACTCCCTTAATGCAGTTACAAcatttttctttgaagaaaTTAACTAAACTGACAATGTGCTGtaaattgtatttgtatttacaCAAATAGGTGCACATGCCAATCATTAGTGTTAAAGGAATCGATTGATTACaccaaaaacaagaaaaatacgtTAATATAGCTATTAGCTATAGGGTCTTTGTAGTTCTTTTGTCTTCGTTGCGGTAACAAGTGAATTCGTCATGACTTACTCGTTAAACAACTCAAAATTTATGTTTCTTATTACAATTCTTAGTGCAACAATTTCGAAAACAAAcgcaaacaaattaaattcaaaacttttaagtttcgttgaaaatatcaataaaatcgTGCGATTTGATAGTGTTTTCTATTTGAATAATTTCGATGACGAATTTATACGAAATGTATCAAATTTACTTGGTATTCCTGTGATTCTGTCAAATTCGGAAAATTCTTCTTCATTTTACCTAAAAGGacaatttaatgaaaactttttaaccATCATTCAATTCGATTCAAGTGAtttaattttacacaaaaaactaTTGGAATATCTTCAACATCTTCGATTTTGCAAGACAATTTTTGTACTGAAGAATTCTTCAAGAAATTATGAGGAATTGAagattcttttcaatttttgttgggAGAATAAAATGGTCAATGTTGTAGCAGTTTTTGAAGATTTCTGGACTTCTTCGATTTACTTTAGTTATAGCAATTTCGGCGGCCATTTTGTAATTGATGAGTGCATCTGGACTgagaattcaaatatttttccaaatcgAATGCAAAACCTTCAAGGATCAATGTTGCCAGTTCTGTTTGGAGGTCCAGATCCTGGAATCATAGTTTCACACAAGTCCAACGGTGATATGTTTATTGGTGGATATTTGGGTCATTTCTTCACTGCTTTTGCTAAGAGCTACAATGCCAAACTGAACTTCACGAATGTTAATACAACACTTTCATCTTTTTATATTGCAGAACTTGTACATAATGGAACAGTTGTTAATATCGACATAGCAGGAGCTGGTCCATCACTTTTAGAAGTTCCTTGTCAAGGATTTACGTATCCTTACCGAACTGCCGATTGGGGTGTTATGTTACCCGTTGAGCCTCAAATCCCAGTTTACAAAGTTTTCGCCATTGTTTTTCATTGGGATATATTCTGTTTGACAGTTGTGATATTTGTTTTGCTGTCAATATTCCTCTGGGCAGCTGGAAAATACTTACATCGAACTTTCAAAACCAgtgatatttttgatatttttagtgGAATCCTGGGAAAGCCCTTCAACGAAACTTTGAATGCGTCTTACAGTACAAAAATCATCTACTTGATGATTTTCTTATTCGGAATTATTATAAGTTCAACTTCATATAATGCATTTCTGCAGTCTTTACTGACCAATCCTCCAAgggaaaaaacaataaaaacattcgAAGAACTACAATCAGCTGGATTGAAAATTCACTTACTCcaaaatgaattgaaattatTGCTCAggataaatccaatttttatggaaaaatattcaagtgTTTTTGAAggtcaaacaaattttgcagCTTACACCAAAGCCCGTGATAGTTTAAATCCAAATAATGGCTATTCAGTAAATCAACCGAAATGGCAAGTTTATcgaaatcaacaaaatttctttggtCAACAAGTATTTCGATTGGCTAAGGAATTGTCTCCGCTGAGAGGATTACAACATACAATTgcaataaatgaaaattcaatttttaaagaaattttgaatttttatgttttggcAACACAATCAAGTGGTTTGATGGAATTTTGGACGAAAAGAGCATTTTATGAGTTACTTGATTTGGGAAGAATtagaaagttaaattttggatttgaagagaAATTACAATCTTTGAAAGTTTCTGATTTATGGTGGATTTGGATATCGATTGGTTTTGCGCTTTTGTTAGCTACGTTGTGTTTTGTTGGagaagtttttatatttaaatggaaaaataGACGAAATATTATGATagaatattattaaataaatagtttttatttttaaatattgttttaatatttataaaagagTGAGTTTTTCAAATACCTGGCAACCCTGTTCAAATGCTGTTTCTTTCGCAAATGTTCTTCCTATCAGGTCAGTCTCGACTTTTTTGAAGACATCTATGAGATTTTAATCATGatcttgatattttattattaaatgtaaCTTTGGATGAAAATATTTCGGTGACAAAACCttctaatagatttttgtttttggggcTAATTAGAACAATCAATTCCCCTTTTAATGATAAGTAACATGACGTGTTTCTTTGAAAGTTTTTAGCAGCCTTCACTGTTTTAACACATTTacctaaaatataaaattgttaagGAACGTCCACGAGGGCAACATACATTTTATAGCacatttttacttgagtaaataAGGCCTTACAGtcagtttcattattttttccaaagaaGAGtaacaatgaaacaaaaatttttaaaattataactttgGATGAAAATATTTCAATGCCTAAGGGTTCTAATAGATTTCGGTTTTGACTACCTattagtaaatttaattttgctttcaaCGATATGTAACACTATGTGTTTCAGTGAAATATTGTAGGAGTATTCACTGTTTAAATACAATTacccaaaatataaaattgttaagGAACTTTCGCGAGGGCACCATACACCTTATTTTGAGTGAGTTAATATAGCTGAACATTCAATTTCATTCTTTTGTCCCTAAGAAAAGtaataatgaaacaaaaaattagaaaattataaCTTTGGATGGTAATATTTCAATGCCTAAAGCTTCTGATAGATTTCTGTTTTCACTTCTTAAGAGAAGATTTAATTCTGCTTTCAACGATATGTAACACGATGGGTGTCTGATATAGCATAAAAGCGAATCGACTGCCTTAATATATTCAGCTGAAAACTTCAAGCTCTTAAATAAGGCCACCATAAGCCTTATAGGACATTTTTACTAAAGTAATAATAGCCaccacagccacacaaaaaaaaaaagttctgacctggggtttcGAATATGTTAATCgtatgttttttgggtcgctaTAACGAATCCGAAGTTTATTTTGCCATATCACgataggtttttgagataacctcaaaaatgtgtgataagaactttttttttggttttgacattttttgaggatatttaaaaaacctgacgtgataaaGCAAAAAAGACTTCGGATTTGGTTTAAGCGACCTAAAAAACATacgattaacatattcgcaaccccagataagaaattttgttttttttttttggttttgacatatttttgaggatatctcagaatcctgacgtgatagggcaaaattgacttcgaatctggattctgcgacccaaaaactatatgactAACATATTCACACATCCAGatcatagaaaaaatattttttcatgacattttttgaggttaccTATCTCGAAAATCTAtagtgatacggcaaaatagacttcggattcggaaatttttgtaacattttaaacttttcattttaatttggtTAGATgaaataatgtcaaaaaatattgctCTCCATATTCTTGCCAACAGAAATATTTTCCCATTCCACGAAAAACGAGCGATGCATCAAAATATTTCTCGTTATTGTTCACCGAGAAAATCCTTCGTAGCCTtaactaaataaaatttatgaaattccagaaaaaaattctaaaaagtaAATTCTCTGCATAATACCATTccaaaaaaattggcaaaataTTTCCTCGCAAGTttccaagaaaattttaatttcaatttcaattttattgaataaaaataaactgaagTTCTTCATGAAAAACTAAACGAAGTAGGTACTCTGTCTCAAGGACTCCTCAgcgaaatgaaaatgaaattggtATTCGTCCAGGAATCTTATGACAAACACGccatagggttttttttttggcttgctTTGCATCTATTGACTTCGACATGATAGGGATTTGGAATTGGAGAGAGAGACAGTCGCATAGTTGATTTTTCGAATAGAAGTACAAATTGAAGTGGTGTATCATTCTTTTTTCCAATGTTTTCagattcaatttaaatttccaTATTATTTTGTACAAAACTTACCTTTATTTGTCTATAAAATATACTTCTAAACCCCATCCCGCCATTTTTGTACATAAACAAATGCAATTCTTTTGTCGTTTGTGTTGGGGGGCTGAGATTATATGCGATAGATGATGCGCTCGAATCAAATTACTCTGTCTGCTGCAAGGataatgtaattttttactTCCTTTCCGGCAATTTGACAGAGAGAGAGTTGCTGCCATCAACATCAGTGAACAAACATCACAACAGATGgcgttcaataaaaaaaaaaaaagtcaaagtcgCCTCCGAAAAGTTattcccttttttttcattttatattgcaaaattAATAAGCACACGAACTTTTCGTATATTTTAAGGAAAATCCTGAAGGAATCTTCTTCTTATGGGAGTGTGTGGGCAAACGACAGCA encodes:
- the LOC129918086 gene encoding uncharacterized protein LOC129918086, with amino-acid sequence MVNVVAVFEDFWTSSIYFSYSNFGGHFVIDECIWTENSNIFPNRMQNLQGSMLPVLFGGPDPGIIVSHKSNGDMFIGGYLGHFFTAFAKSYNAKLNFTNVNTTLSSFYIAELVHNGTVVNIDIAGAGPSLLEVPCQGFTYPYRTADWGVMLPVEPQIPVYKVFAIVFHWDIFCLTVVIFVLLSIFLWAAGKYLHRTFKTSDIFDIFSGILGKPFNETLNASYSTKIIYLMIFLFGIIISSTSYNAFLQSLLTNPPREKTIKTFEELQSAGLKIHLLQNELKLLLRINPIFMEKYSSVFEGQTNFAAYTKARDSLNPNNGYSVNQPKWQVYRNQQNFFGQQSLQIILFAKLSSKSQESLLSDSFDSRTTRMRNKEAAFS